One stretch of Euphorbia lathyris chromosome 7, ddEupLath1.1, whole genome shotgun sequence DNA includes these proteins:
- the LOC136200572 gene encoding uncharacterized protein gives MESEISPLLTDAIAIRLLQLVIRKSASLDSHEAIQIDLHNKITCSSYLNLRVLVKKELKNSDVGGLGRIILPKVTSAAIQYTSSMMRFVNFWTETNFDGRLVIHCDSYKKSIP, from the exons ATGGAATCTGAGATATCTCCACTGTTGACGGATGCGATTGCGATTAGGTTACTGCAACTCGTGATTCGTAAATCAGCATCTCTTGATAGTCATGAAGCCATACAAATTGATCTTCACAATAAAATAACCTGCAGCAGCTACCT AAATTTAAGAGTGTTGGTGAAGAAGGAGCTGAAGAACAGTGATGTTGGGGGTTTGGGGAGGATTATACTTCCAAAG GTTACAAGTGCAGCTATCCAGTACACAAGTAGTATGATGCGGTTTGTGAATTTCTGGACTGAGACTAATTTTGATGGAAGATTGGTCATTCATTGTGATAGCTACAAAAAAAGTATTCCCTAG